From the genome of Trypanosoma brucei brucei TREU927 chromosome 11 chr11_scaffold01 genomic scaffold, whole genome shotgun sequence:
GCAACGCGGTACACCCTTGGCCCTCCCCGTCCTACGTCCATCACCCACAGTGACCCGGCTCCTAGGGCGTGTCACCGCTGCCTGATAGCTCGAGTAGTGGCTGCTAAACGCTTGCGGTGCCGGGAAGTGCGGTCTTTGATGTGACGCCTGCCGGAGGCAGGGCTTTTTACACAGCTTGCCTAACGAAGGTCGTGATTTGGTGGTCGCTGTAAATCGTCGATTGACGTGGTCGTTTTGTGGCAATTCAGTCTGCCGGGGGCGGTTGGTGCTACCGCCGCAGATGTAGGAGGTGCCCTACCTGGTGCTCTCGGTAGTGCCTTCGCTTCTCCTcagtcgtttttttttggactGTGGTCCGACGGAGGAGAGATATGGGGCTCGTATGTGCCAAACCAAGGGTGGGGATTGGATCCAAACCGACTGCCAGCGCTTCACTCACGGGGAGTTGGTTGGGCTCTCCGGGGTGGTCCCGCACCACCCACATGGGAAATGAGACGAGGGAGATATGACAGCAACTTGCTCACCTGGCGTTCACGGCGCGGTGCCCGCTGCGATCTAcgttcttttattttttgttggggAGGAGTTCAGTGTCTCGTTCCTTTCCTCAGCTGCTATGGCAAAAATTGTGGTTCGTGTGTGGAGTACCAAGGGTGCCGCAAACAACAAGCAACTGCGCTCCCGTAGCAACTGTCCGTGATTTTTGTCTTCCATCAGGGGATGTTGTGGAGTTCTCTAATACCGCGTTGTTCTGGCACAGCTTACCCGCTTGTCTTTGGCTATGTCCGGCACCACCgagtttctgctgcttccacTCATATCTAATACTAGTTTTGTATATTTGTTatagagagggggggggcgcCGTGATGTTAAGGCATGGCATCTGCCCTCGGTTTTACGGGCCTTCATCCAAAATTTGCGCCGTTATTTCATCTGCTTTCTGAGCTAACCCGACCTAAGTGTCATTTCTATGTCTTATGAAGGTGGGTAAGCCGCGTATACACTAAACTTCTGTGGTCTGTGGAGCGCCACGTTCGTGGCGTTATATGATAAAGGCGTGGTTAAAGAATCTAAAGTTGTCAGTGCATCCCGTTGTTGGTCTGTTCTGTGCAAGTCGTGGTGAATACGATTAATTTCTGTCTGTGAAGGGTTCATTATATTTGTGCCGCTTTGATGGTTACTTTATCCTTTATGGTATTTGCATTCTGATGATAAACcctattttgttgttgggaGGAATCATTAGCTTTGTGTAACGCTAAATCTGTTAGCATATAAACGATTTTTCGTTGTCTGCGGCAGATAAGGCCTCACACAAAGAAAGTGTGCAAGGTTAGTGAAATTCAATGGCCTTTTCTGCACTAGCCGCTGTTTTTTTCACCGGTTTCTGTGTTCTGTTCGCCACTATATTAGCTTTTTCTCCGCGACAGACCCATGATAGGAAGAAGGTGCTGGCGCGGTTGAGAGCTAAATTCCCCTACTCTGTCAGTAAGATCGCTCACAGAGGGGGGAGTATATTGGGACCGGAAAATACTTTGTATGCTTTCCACAGGGCAGTGAAGGAGGGCGCGGCGGACATGCTGGAGTTAGATGTTCGCGAAACCATGGACTATCGTATTGTGGTTTGCCATGACGAGTGGCTGGAAAGACTTTGTGGGAGTGCGTACAAGCACGTGACTGTAAAAGACATCACGGTTGGCGACGATCCCAACACCAATCTCCCCCAACTGCAAAGGAATATACCTCTCCATTTTGTGTCTAGTGAGAAAACCATGTACTGTGCCACAGATTCCGTACCAGTGGACGGCACCACTCGCTTGTGCTTGCTGGAAGAAGTATTCGAAGCATTTCCTACTATCCCAATTCACATTGATATTAAATATGCGAGTTCAGATTTCACTGATCGGATATTCGATTTGATTAAGAAATATGGACGCGAACCGGTTACATTCGTTGGCAGTAGCAACTGGAGgaatgaaatatatattacaagGCATATGAAAAGACTTTCTTCACAGAAGGACAAGTGTAAATTTCACACCTTCGCCGGTCCCATAGACTACGTGCTTGTGCACGTTGCTCACTATATTGGCGTGCTGCCGCTGATCCCCTTGAACTTTgatattttttctgttcccTTATTTACgaaacgaaagaaacaagaaattcCATTTTTCTTGCGGCCGATAGCACAGCTTTTAAATTCCCCGTCCCTGTGGATGCACTTGCAGCAGCGGGGTATTCTTGTTGTCGGTTGGGTGCTAAACGACGTCGATGAGTTCGAGGAGGCTTCTAGATGGCCAATAAATGGTGTAATGACCGATGATCCAATATCATTCAACGGTTTCCTAATATCACACGACGTTTCTAATACGATGAATTTGCTGAACTGAAATAATGCGGAAGATGCTGTCTTTCCCTCCACCACTTAACGTGTCGTTCTGTGGGAGCACGGTTTTTTACAATTATGCCGTCTTGGAACATCATTAATTGAAGGGAAAGTACTTTCCCCTCCCGTTTTAACTTGGGAAACTATATATCTTCGTTAACAGTCAGtctttatatattatttttcactGAATATACTATACCACCgattcacattttttttccataaaGAAGGTGTGTTACAACCGTCGTTGGATCTTTTGGAGGGTGTCAGCTAGGGTCATGCGGGCACTATACCAGTTCGTTGCGGGTGCCCTTTTTTCCGCCTCTTTGTTTGTCTTTGCAGACGGACTGATAGTGGCGACGCAAAATGCTCTTCCGTATAATTTTTTGATGTGGCTGCCAtcgttgttgatgttttgcGGGATGTTCGTTCTTTGCTATGTCGATGCCGGAGCAATTAGCAATCGATATGATCTAATGGGTGATGGCGATTCATCACGTGACCGtgtcttcttctttgcgtcGGTCCTGTTTATGGTTAGCGGATTTGCCGTTTCTCTTTGGAAGGCAATTGATCCCTACACCAATGCTGGTGTTCCGTGGCCCGGTGCCTCTCTCGTTATTCAAAGCGCATTACTTATTGCTTCCTTTGCGCTGTTGTTTTGGCAGAAAACACAAGATAGCAATTCATTCTTGTGAGTGAATTTCGAAGCAATACTTGTCGTCATATTTGTTTCAATTTCCCCCATCCACCTCATTTTCCTTGTGTTTTGTGTCAGCGCGACTTGCGGGCATGCCGTGTGGCTCGTTTTGCGGACGTTAGGACACCTTTGTCTTATGTTATGCGTTGACTGTTGCGGTCTTGACTATTATTttattgctgtttttttatgtgtaATATGGATTACAAGCAACGCCATAGTTACTAGCGGATGTCTGGACCGGTTTCCCAGCTCAGTAATGAGCGTTTGAGGGAGTTACGTGCTGCCGTCCATTCGTTTCTTCAGGATTCTAGCGTCTACTCCAGTATTCGTGACATTATAGATACCTATGTCACTGAAAATCCCGAGGGTTCGGTGACAGCATCATCTTCGGCTGACGTGATGAAAATTATACGTGAAAGAGGTCTAGTGCAGGAACTACTGAACAAGCTGCAGGATGAGAAGCGTGCGGACGCCAAGAACACAATAACTCCTTGTCATTTATGGAAGCTTCTTCCTGGTGAATATTATTTGCATGTCCGGCTTGCAGGGGGTAAGGCATTTGTGGACAACCTTGACATAGCTCCCAGTGTAGCCCAAGACTATCATATGTACGTGGCCTTGCAATTTGGACCCCATCGCTATCGATCCGTTTCTCAAGATGTTTCTGTGGATCCGCCCTTTCGTGATGAGTTTCTGATTCATCTTGACTACAAAGCATTTGGTACATCAGCCCTCGACTTGATTGAAATTTCCACCCCTTTCAATTTGGCTGTCATACGGGAGGACCGTTTTTTATCAACAGCGACAATGGTTGGTGAGAACGTTGTTGACTGGAGGAAAGTTTTACGAACTGGCTATCTTGGGTTAACCGTAGAATTGTGTGGTGAAAATCCAGGAATCCCCGCGGGTATTATAGAACTACAAATAGAAATACTTCCCAATAAAGCGCCTCGTTTTACCGATGAAGAAATTGTCAGGAGAATTGAGTTGCAAAGGTCAGGAATAACATCAGCCGATCGCGAATTTCTTCTTTACGCACGACGTTGGTGGAAAGAATTCCAAGACATTCGACCGGGTCACAAACAGAGGAGAGTGAAAGTGTTTGCTTCTACTCCAAGTGGGAGAATGGTTCCCACGGCCCACTTCGTCTCCGTTATTCGCTCCGAAAGGGGGATTGAAACCCCTTTCGACGCAGCAAGGTTTGTTTCGCTGTTTGCAGTGACAACAGAAGAGCATCTTACTCAGGAAGTCCTTAGTGGTTCTGGGGGTAACAGCTCTGGGGCGACGTGGGTTTCCTTGCTTACTTTCCTCTCCCAGAGGCGTGGTGATGTCTGCAATCATTCTACACTCCTTTGTTCGCTTCTGTTGGGGTTCGGTCTCGACGCGTACTGTGCCGTGGGAAGCGATAGAAAGGGGAAGACGACAATGTTTGTCGTGACGCGCAGGAGGGTTGTGGCCGGCACCTTTGAAGTCACTCTGTGGGAGCCCACCTCCGGGAGTCGCTTTTTACTAACAGAGCCTCACCCGTTTGAAACCATCGGCTGTATGTTTACTCACCGATCGTTTTATGCAAACATTCAGCAGTCCGATTTTGTAGTAACTACTTCATTCGATGTCGACAACGAGGAACTGTGGAAGCCCATGAATCCTCTGAAACTTCGCATGGTTCCCAAGTCACCCAACCCATCGCTCTTATGGGTTTCTCGTGATGTCAAAAAGCTAGAAAATGAGCTACAGGGATCACTCGTGCGGGAAATAACGAATTACCGTGATGCACGCGGAATCGTTTCGAACATCGATGAGCGACTTTCGTACGTTCTTTCCCAGGCTCTTTGTGCCTACGAAAACCACCGAAGGAGGGGCACACCAGAGGATTTGTCACTCTTCGAGTCTTGCGTGAAGGGAACCATTGGTGATGGCAAAACCTTCAGAGGCGTTCCAGTTAACGTTACGCATTTGAACTCTCACAAGATACTTGCTGCATTCGGGGAGAGTACCTCGGGAAGAGAGATATTAGAGTTGAGTGCAGATGGCCTAACGCTTGGTATCCAAGTTAaggttttccccttccctgaAGAGGTGCTCTCAGTTTGGGTAATGCTGGCGGCAGCCTACAGGTCTCCATGAGCCCCAAAGGTAATCCCTAGTAGGATTTTGTGAGTGCTTTCCACTAAACGGTGATGGATGGATTCCCTTTGACTGACTTAGACCCACTGCACACCACGTTCAACCGTGTGCCTGAGGATGTGTTGGGGGTGGATTGCGCCAGTTACCAGTGGTTCCATTGTTGCTCATTCATTTAGTGAATCGTCTTGATTCATCAGATGTATCGTTTTTAGCCCTGTTTATACACTTTATTTTTAACTTTCTTTTAGTTTTCTCTAGCTAGCATACGGCACATAAGCATGAGGGCCCTGCGTTGTGTTAGGAGGGGTGTTTATCGCCAGTCAGTACGACTCTGTTATTTTATGTCGCTGGAGTGTTCACTACGTCCAATCACAGGTGCCTCCGCACGATTACTGTGCCGATTTACTGCTCCGACTTGGCCCAGAAAAAatgaggtggaggaaggggaTGTGGGGACGACAGAGTCCACTTCGCAAGATGTGCGGTCAATATTTCGTAGTAACATCGAAACACACTCCGAAGTATCGCTCGAATCCTCAGCAAGTCCAGCTTTGCCACCCAAAACTGCGGCGTTGGATGTGTCTGTTCTCGACAGTAAGGGTAACGCGGTCCCAGTGAATCCTGTT
Proteins encoded in this window:
- a CDS encoding glycerophosphoryl diester phosphodiesterase, putative, whose protein sequence is MAFSALAAVFFTGFCVLFATILAFSPRQTHDRKKVLARLRAKFPYSVSKIAHRGGSILGPENTLYAFHRAVKEGAADMLELDVRETMDYRIVVCHDEWLERLCGSAYKHVTVKDITVGDDPNTNLPQLQRNIPLHFVSSEKTMYCATDSVPVDGTTRLCLLEEVFEAFPTIPIHIDIKYASSDFTDRIFDLIKKYGREPVTFVGSSNWRNEIYITRHMKRLSSQKDKCKFHTFAGPIDYVLVHVAHYIGVLPLIPLNFDIFSVPLFTKRKKQEIPFFLRPIAQLLNSPSLWMHLQQRGILVVGWVLNDVDEFEEASRWPINGVMTDDPISFNGFLISHDVSNTMNLLN